A single window of Myxocyprinus asiaticus isolate MX2 ecotype Aquarium Trade chromosome 34, UBuf_Myxa_2, whole genome shotgun sequence DNA harbors:
- the LOC127425328 gene encoding gap junction alpha-4 protein-like, giving the protein MSRADWGFLEHLLEEGQEYSTGIGRVWLTVLFLFRMLVLGTAAESAWDDEQSDFVCNTKQPGCVSVCYDKAFPISHFRYFVLQVIFVSTPTIFYFGYVALRTKNETSQEEKPEVEGRRQRYGKNDDRKLEVIIEEDEEDKKKIVEKKGKVSETPKLKERLLCAYATSIALKVLLEVGFIVGLWFLYGFVIEAKYECQSFPCPHTVDCFVSRPTEKTIFTIYTQVIAVVSVLLNVVELLYLLQLAVTHRLKKRCQAEEEINNLIWKTRSRRVPENAQIS; this is encoded by the coding sequence ATGTCCAGAGCTGACTGGGGTTTTCTGGAGCACCTGCTAGAGGAGGGTCAGGAGTATTCGACAGGCATTGGCCGTGTGTGGCTAACTGTGCTCTTCCTTTTCCGCATGCTTGTGCTTGGCACAGCAGCCGAATCTGCATGGGATGACGAACAGTCTGACTTTGTCTGTAATACCAAACAGCCTGGCTGTGTTTCTGTCTGCTATGACAAGGCCTTTCCCATCTCCCATTTCCGATACTTTGTTTTGCAAGTCATCTTCGTCTCAACACCAACCATTTTCTACTTTGGCTATGTGGCCCTGAGGACGAAAAATGAGACGAGCCAAGAGGAGAAGCCAGAAGTAGAGGGTAGAAGACAAAGATATGGAAAAAACGATGACCGTAAGCTGGAGGTAATAATAGAGGAAGATGAAGAAGATAAGAAGAAAATAGTAGAAAAGAAAGGTAAAGTTTCAGAAACTCCAAAGCTCAAAGAGAGACTTCTGTGTGCTTATGCAACTAGCATAGCTCTAAAGGTACTTCTCGAAGTTGGCTTCATTGTGGGTCTATGGTTCCTTTATGGATTTGTAATCGAGGCAAAGTATGAGTGCCAAAGTTTCCCCTGTCCTCATACTGTGGACTGTTTTGTCTCACGGCCCACAGAAAAAACTATCTTCACCATATACACACAGGTCATCGCTGTAGTCTCTGTTCTCCTCAATGTTGTGGAGCTTTTATATTTGCTTCAGCTAGCGGTAACACATCGACTAAAGAAGAGATGTCAGGCAGAAGAGGAGATCAATAATCTTATTTGGAAGACTCGTTCTAGAAGAGTACCAGAAAATGCTCAGATATCGTAA